A genomic stretch from Desulfotignum balticum DSM 7044 includes:
- a CDS encoding alpha/beta fold hydrolase encodes MNRVAFKLSSYTLKTLSGFSRARITIQGQSNIPEGSVVFCANHFTRIETVFLPYHIHSITGRQVWSLAARELFDVPVLEGLLRRLGAVSTNAPDRDDLLLKTLLSGDALWIIFPEGMMVKNKKLVKDGRFVLTDDKGELRPHTGAAVVALRCAFFRERLRRLKALKAPEFYRLTKELDLTGIDDILNQSTHIVPVNITYYPANPRDNILGSMAGLLLKKPSRRVMDELMTEGAMLFTGVDITIRFGTPIDMAPYLHHPFLESLLTVKRRIRPFEDLESRQISRQIAIGVMETYMAQVYGLTTINYDHVMAGILKHYPYKREGINRYEFACKVFYAVTCLVLNRVCHVADLLRENQIHLLVDDRFKRISDFLTLAEETGVIRMDGDGRRFFKDQARFYNLSEFHAIRMENPILVMANEVEPVEAAQICLKKIAQMPRRQIRERVRSRIIEKMNMDFTADYAAFFRPDESKNKQIGRPRFLNQTPDSPGVLLIHGYMAAPEEMKNFAQYLYAKGFTVHVPRLKGHGTSPDDLARVGYEQWVESVEEAYVALRHSCSKRFIGGFSTGAGLALELATRVTDYEAVFAVAPPMQLQDMGAHFIPAINAWNTMIRRFRFNAMAREFIDNHPENPHINYLRNPIAGIHQLEMLMEQLAPKLKQITRPVLVVQSRKDPVVNPEGTEKLFHQLGSTVKELYLFDYERHGILIGEGVKRVYQAIENFIRQWV; translated from the coding sequence ATGAACCGGGTCGCATTCAAATTATCCTCTTATACGTTAAAAACCCTTTCCGGGTTTTCCAGGGCCAGAATCACCATCCAGGGACAATCCAATATTCCGGAAGGATCGGTGGTGTTCTGCGCCAACCATTTCACCCGCATTGAAACGGTGTTTCTGCCCTATCATATCCACAGCATTACCGGCAGGCAGGTCTGGTCTCTGGCAGCCAGGGAACTGTTTGATGTGCCCGTGCTCGAAGGACTGCTCAGACGGTTGGGGGCCGTGTCCACAAATGCACCGGACCGGGATGACCTGCTTTTGAAAACCCTGTTGTCCGGAGATGCCCTTTGGATCATTTTTCCGGAAGGCATGATGGTGAAAAATAAAAAACTGGTCAAAGACGGCCGGTTTGTGCTCACCGATGACAAAGGAGAACTGCGCCCTCATACCGGCGCCGCAGTGGTGGCGCTCAGATGTGCGTTTTTCAGGGAGCGCCTGCGCCGTCTGAAAGCATTGAAAGCCCCGGAATTTTACCGGTTGACAAAAGAACTCGATTTAACCGGTATCGATGATATCCTGAATCAGTCCACCCATATCGTGCCGGTCAATATCACCTATTACCCGGCCAATCCCCGGGACAACATTTTAGGATCCATGGCCGGGCTGCTTTTGAAAAAACCCTCCAGGCGGGTGATGGATGAACTGATGACCGAAGGGGCCATGCTGTTTACCGGTGTGGACATCACCATCCGGTTCGGCACGCCCATCGACATGGCACCATATCTTCATCATCCTTTTCTGGAAAGTCTTTTGACGGTGAAACGCCGGATCCGCCCGTTTGAAGATCTGGAATCCAGGCAGATTTCAAGGCAGATCGCCATTGGTGTCATGGAAACATACATGGCCCAGGTGTATGGGTTGACTACGATTAATTATGACCATGTCATGGCAGGCATTCTTAAGCATTATCCATACAAAAGAGAAGGGATTAACCGGTATGAATTCGCGTGCAAGGTGTTTTATGCCGTCACCTGTCTGGTGCTGAACCGTGTCTGCCATGTGGCGGATCTGCTGCGGGAGAATCAGATTCACCTGCTGGTGGATGACCGGTTCAAACGGATATCGGATTTTCTGACCCTGGCAGAAGAAACCGGAGTGATCCGCATGGATGGAGACGGGCGCCGGTTTTTCAAAGATCAGGCCCGATTTTACAATTTATCTGAATTTCATGCCATCCGCATGGAAAATCCCATCCTGGTCATGGCCAATGAAGTGGAACCGGTGGAAGCAGCTCAGATCTGCCTGAAAAAGATCGCCCAGATGCCTCGTCGTCAGATCCGGGAACGGGTCAGATCCCGGATCATTGAAAAAATGAATATGGATTTTACCGCAGACTATGCCGCTTTTTTCAGACCGGATGAATCCAAAAACAAGCAGATCGGCCGGCCCCGGTTTTTGAATCAGACACCGGACAGTCCCGGGGTTCTGCTGATTCACGGGTACATGGCGGCCCCGGAAGAGATGAAAAATTTTGCCCAATACCTGTATGCAAAAGGATTCACCGTGCATGTACCCCGGCTCAAAGGACATGGTACTTCTCCGGATGATCTGGCCCGGGTCGGTTATGAACAATGGGTGGAATCCGTGGAAGAAGCCTATGTGGCTTTACGTCACTCCTGCAGTAAACGGTTTATCGGGGGGTTTTCCACGGGTGCGGGGCTGGCCCTGGAGCTGGCGACCCGGGTGACGGATTATGAGGCGGTTTTTGCCGTGGCTCCGCCCATGCAGCTCCAGGATATGGGCGCTCATTTTATACCGGCCATCAATGCCTGGAACACTATGATCCGTCGTTTCCGTTTCAACGCAATGGCCAGGGAATTCATTGACAACCACCCGGAAAATCCCCATATCAATTATCTGAGAAACCCCATAGCCGGTATCCATCAACTGGAAATGCTCATGGAGCAGCTGGCTCCCAAACTGAAACAGATCACCCGTCCGGTCCTGGTGGTCCAGTCCAGAAAAGATCCGGTGGTCAATCCCGAAGGAACCGAAAAATTGTTCCATCAGCTGGGATCAACGGTCAAGGAATTGTATCTGTTTGATTATGAACGGCACGGAATTTTGATTGGGGAAGGGGTAAAGCGGGTGTATCAGGCCATTGAAAATTTTATCCGCCAATGGGTCTGA
- a CDS encoding NIL domain-containing protein: MEPYQVVKNNLLNGDFDLYAKIVILTFPPNVAHKAVVCQLVKKFDLLFNILRAEISSQKKGAMVLEITAASRPDFNKGIEYLKQQGVQVSTPEHQIYKDEQICTHCGACTAVCPTQALYIQRPSMEVIFDKDKCSVCELCIVTCPSRAMGLFTKEPEAAI, encoded by the coding sequence ATGGAACCATACCAGGTTGTCAAAAACAATTTATTGAATGGAGACTTTGATTTGTACGCTAAAATCGTTATTTTGACATTTCCCCCGAATGTGGCCCATAAAGCTGTGGTCTGCCAGCTGGTTAAAAAATTTGATCTGCTGTTCAATATTTTACGGGCGGAAATTTCCAGCCAGAAAAAAGGGGCCATGGTGCTGGAAATCACGGCGGCATCCCGACCCGACTTTAATAAAGGCATCGAGTACCTCAAACAGCAGGGAGTTCAGGTGTCCACACCGGAACATCAGATCTACAAAGATGAACAGATCTGTACCCATTGCGGGGCCTGCACGGCTGTTTGCCCCACCCAGGCGCTGTATATCCAGCGACCGTCCATGGAAGTGATTTTTGACAAGGACAAATGCTCTGTGTGTGAATTGTGTATTGTGACCTGCCCTTCCCGGGCCATGGGGCTGTTCACCAAAGAGCCCGAAGCCGCCATCTGA
- the mnmA gene encoding tRNA 2-thiouridine(34) synthase MnmA: MHAPAIGVAVSGGVDSLVAAFLLRQQYKQVFGLHFTTGYETRKTDINRLKDQLKMDIITLDLSEPFENQVVQYFLSTYARGKTPNPCMVCNQKIKFGILLKQAQKQGADYLATGHYATIVNALTQPDDAMPHPRLEKAVDEKKDQSYFLARLSCEQLSKILCPLAGFSKDRVKALAAEHGLVPVSAKESQDICFIHDKNLTSFFTGKTGLFPEPGPIMDIHGRRVGTHTGVYAFTVGQRRGINCPASEPYYVRRIDPFNHTLHVCFKKDLARQQMTVDQMVWHDTRSEALSYNAALEMAVKIRYRHKEAPATLVCQGTSGQVLFNQPQYAVTPGQAAVFYHGPRVLGSAIIQ; the protein is encoded by the coding sequence ATGCACGCACCCGCCATCGGTGTGGCTGTCAGCGGCGGGGTGGACTCCCTGGTCGCAGCGTTTCTGCTCAGGCAGCAGTACAAACAGGTATTTGGCCTGCATTTCACCACCGGGTACGAAACCCGGAAAACAGATATAAACCGGCTCAAAGATCAGCTGAAAATGGACATCATCACCCTGGATCTGTCCGAACCCTTTGAAAACCAGGTGGTTCAATATTTCTTATCCACCTACGCCCGGGGGAAAACCCCGAATCCCTGCATGGTCTGCAACCAGAAAATTAAATTCGGGATTCTGCTTAAACAGGCGCAAAAACAAGGGGCCGATTATCTGGCCACCGGACATTATGCCACCATTGTCAATGCCTTGACCCAACCGGACGATGCCATGCCTCATCCCCGGCTTGAAAAAGCCGTGGATGAAAAAAAAGATCAGTCCTATTTTCTGGCCCGGCTGTCCTGTGAACAGCTGTCTAAAATTCTATGCCCGCTGGCCGGGTTCTCCAAAGACCGGGTCAAAGCCCTGGCCGCCGAACATGGCCTGGTACCGGTCTCTGCCAAGGAAAGTCAGGACATCTGTTTTATTCATGACAAAAATCTGACCTCATTTTTCACCGGCAAAACCGGCCTGTTCCCGGAACCCGGGCCGATCATGGATATTCACGGCCGCCGGGTGGGAACCCATACCGGGGTTTATGCCTTTACTGTAGGCCAGCGCCGGGGAATCAACTGTCCGGCATCTGAACCCTATTATGTGAGGCGTATCGATCCTTTTAACCATACCCTTCACGTGTGCTTTAAAAAAGACCTGGCACGACAGCAGATGACTGTGGATCAGATGGTCTGGCATGATACCCGGTCTGAGGCCCTCTCATATAATGCTGCCCTGGAGATGGCGGTTAAAATCAGATACCGCCATAAGGAAGCCCCTGCCACGCTGGTTTGCCAAGGTACATCGGGTCAGGTATTGTTCAATCAGCCTCAGTATGCCGTGACCCCGGGTCAGGCAGCTGTTTTTTACCATGGACCCCGGGTGCTGGGATCGGCGATTATCCAATGA
- the mtaB gene encoding tRNA (N(6)-L-threonylcarbamoyladenosine(37)-C(2))-methylthiotransferase MtaB, which yields MKTFYIKTLGCKVNQYESDGIAAGLEQHGLVRSNKDKSNDVCIINTCAVTSKAAMQSRQAVRKLARDNPDAKIIVTGCHAQTDPDIIRQIGDSFELVCHRDKTRLADHILGAVDPSPMSFKPVDHSAANRFHSFETPVFGSMTRAYLKIQDGCDAFCTYCIVPHARGSSVSMPQHLVLNHLNALGRAGFKEVILTGIHAGRYGRDLTPPTTLLDLVKTIEEKRPVDRIRLSSIEPNEIDERLVDLAGPDSLLCDHFHVPLQSGDDDVLKKMKRPYTAKLFKDIICYIHEKHPFAGIGVDTLIGFPTETDDQFENTFSLIQQLPVSYLHVFPFSPRKGTPAFSFKPRVPDPVITERCQRMRELGKQKQMAFIKANQGRPLKAVVQNQTNVRTGRLTAVTSNYLNIYLKKDSTLKGKLVDVVFDRWDSNLNISGEIYHGKGI from the coding sequence ATGAAAACATTTTATATTAAAACGCTGGGATGCAAGGTCAATCAATATGAGTCCGACGGCATTGCCGCCGGTCTTGAACAACACGGACTGGTCCGGTCAAACAAAGACAAATCCAATGATGTGTGCATCATCAACACCTGTGCCGTGACATCCAAGGCAGCCATGCAGTCCCGTCAGGCAGTCCGGAAACTGGCCCGGGACAATCCGGATGCAAAAATCATCGTGACCGGTTGCCATGCCCAGACAGACCCGGATATCATCCGGCAGATCGGTGATTCGTTTGAACTGGTCTGTCACCGGGATAAAACCCGCCTGGCAGACCACATTCTTGGGGCGGTTGATCCGTCGCCCATGAGTTTCAAACCGGTAGACCACTCTGCCGCCAACCGGTTTCACAGCTTTGAAACCCCGGTCTTCGGCAGCATGACCCGGGCTTATCTGAAAATTCAGGACGGATGCGATGCCTTTTGCACTTACTGCATTGTGCCCCATGCCCGGGGATCCTCGGTGAGCATGCCCCAACACCTGGTTTTGAACCATCTGAATGCACTGGGCCGTGCCGGTTTCAAGGAAGTGATTCTTACCGGAATCCATGCGGGCCGGTACGGCCGGGACCTGACCCCGCCCACCACTCTGCTGGATCTGGTGAAAACCATTGAGGAAAAACGCCCGGTTGACCGGATCCGGCTGTCTTCCATCGAACCCAATGAAATCGATGAAAGACTTGTGGATCTGGCCGGACCGGACAGCCTGCTGTGCGATCACTTTCATGTGCCGCTCCAGTCCGGAGACGATGATGTTCTCAAGAAAATGAAACGGCCCTATACGGCAAAATTATTCAAAGACATTATCTGCTATATCCATGAAAAGCACCCGTTTGCCGGAATCGGTGTGGATACGCTGATCGGATTTCCCACGGAAACCGATGATCAGTTTGAAAACACGTTTTCTTTGATCCAGCAACTGCCCGTGTCTTATCTGCATGTATTTCCGTTTTCCCCCCGGAAAGGCACACCGGCGTTTTCTTTCAAACCCCGGGTGCCGGACCCGGTGATTACCGAGCGGTGTCAGAGAATGCGGGAACTGGGAAAACAAAAACAGATGGCATTCATCAAAGCCAACCAGGGCCGGCCCCTGAAAGCTGTGGTACAGAATCAAACCAACGTTCGCACCGGCAGACTCACTGCCGTGACATCCAACTATTTGAATATCTATTTGAAAAAAGACAGCACCCTGAAAGGCAAACTCGTGGATGTTGTCTTTGATCGCTGGGATAGCAACCTGAACATATCTGGAGAAATCTATCATGGAAAAGGTATATAA
- a CDS encoding DUF362 domain-containing protein, which yields MEKVYKQLARHLDNTPGGFPPTASGVELRILKQLFTPEQAQLTLCLVMMPEPVEAIALRAGKPAETILSMLKEMGEKGLILHIRKPDGDTFMLLQFVVGIWEYQVNRLTQQLIKDFNEYVPYLMKAQEAHKTQQLRVVPVEKSINTQLNIMDHEHLENLVRSQSKILVAPCICRREHTMVGKGCGKMEESCLVFGGGAYIYESRGIGRTITADEAMDIVRKGAAQGLVAQPSNSVKPMNICLCCDCCCQILSNIKKTPSPARIVNSNFQASVDTDQCTGCQACEEICPMDAIAVTDGLAQVDKERCIGCGLCVTVCEFDAMSLADKQEMERWEPPRTLVDTYMKIAQEKGLF from the coding sequence ATGGAAAAGGTATATAAACAGCTGGCCCGCCACCTGGACAACACCCCGGGCGGCTTTCCTCCCACTGCATCCGGTGTGGAACTGCGCATCCTCAAACAATTGTTTACACCCGAACAAGCCCAACTGACTCTGTGCCTGGTGATGATGCCCGAACCGGTGGAAGCCATTGCTTTGCGGGCCGGAAAACCCGCTGAAACGATCCTGTCCATGCTCAAAGAGATGGGAGAAAAAGGATTGATCCTGCACATCAGAAAACCGGACGGGGATACGTTCATGCTCTTGCAGTTTGTGGTGGGCATCTGGGAATACCAAGTGAACCGGCTGACGCAACAGCTGATCAAAGATTTCAACGAATATGTGCCCTATCTCATGAAAGCCCAGGAAGCGCACAAAACCCAGCAGCTCCGGGTGGTGCCAGTAGAAAAATCCATCAACACCCAGCTCAACATCATGGACCATGAACATCTGGAAAATCTGGTACGAAGCCAGTCCAAAATTCTGGTGGCACCCTGCATCTGCCGAAGGGAACACACCATGGTGGGCAAAGGGTGCGGCAAAATGGAAGAATCCTGCCTGGTTTTCGGAGGCGGGGCCTATATTTATGAAAGCCGGGGCATCGGCCGCACCATCACAGCGGATGAAGCCATGGACATCGTCCGCAAAGGGGCGGCCCAGGGACTGGTGGCCCAGCCCTCCAATTCAGTGAAACCCATGAACATCTGCCTGTGCTGCGACTGCTGCTGTCAGATTTTGAGCAACATCAAAAAAACACCGTCTCCGGCCCGGATCGTGAATTCCAATTTCCAGGCATCGGTGGACACAGACCAGTGCACCGGGTGTCAGGCCTGTGAAGAGATCTGCCCCATGGATGCCATTGCCGTGACCGACGGTCTGGCACAAGTGGATAAGGAACGGTGCATCGGGTGCGGGCTGTGCGTCACCGTGTGCGAATTTGATGCCATGTCTCTGGCGGACAAGCAAGAGATGGAGCGGTGGGAACCGCCCCGGACCCTGGTGGATACGTACATGAAAATCGCACAGGAAAAAGGGCTGTTCTAA